One segment of Etheostoma cragini isolate CJK2018 chromosome 23, CSU_Ecrag_1.0, whole genome shotgun sequence DNA contains the following:
- the tprkb gene encoding EKC/KEOPS complex subunit TPRKB, producing the protein MVPPRVQTVQSKIQTFTGNRDFLHRSGSSSMHLTNKLELFPDKRVTQLLFKEVKNAAELRQCAVEGKINGALINPTMLVDPFQVLVAVNKAVNLQKIGKMKTRSLFSEIIFNLSPTNNISEAFKRFGSSDGDDSVLVVLVHNKDESQLVSDITARVSGRQVPAEEVSSLTDHAKIKKLYKITAQEEKCGTLLDAVVCRMATKDVM; encoded by the exons ATGGTTCCCCCGCGTGTTCAGACCGTTCAGTCTAAGATACAAACCTTCACGGGAAACCGGGATTTTCTTCATAGGTCGGGAAGTTCCAGCATGcatttaacaaacaaactagAGCTTTTTCCCGACAAAAGAGTGACTCAATTGCTTTTCAAGGAGGTCAAAAATGCAGCAGAGCTCAGACAGTGCGCGGTGGAGGGTAAAATAAATGGTGCCTTGATCAACCCAACGATG ctGGTGGATCCTTTCCAAGTGCTGGTAGCTGTCAACAAGGCTGTTAACTTACAGAAAATTGGGAAAATGAAGACAAGAAGTTTATTCTCAGAAATAATCTTTAATCTGTCACCTACTAATAAT ATCTCCGAGGCGTTCAAAAGGTTTGGGAGCTCTGATGGCGATGACTCCGTCCTAGTGGTCTTGGTTCACAACAAAGATGAGTCCCAGCTTGTGTCAGACATCACAGCCAGGGTGAGCGGACGCCAGGTTCCAGCGGAAGAGGTTTCCTCGCTGACAGACCATGCAAAAATCAAAAAG CTGTACAAAATCACAGCGCAGGAGGAGAAGTGTGGGACTCTCCTTGACGCAGTTGTATGCAGAATGGCCACCAAGGACGTCATGTAG
- the srr gene encoding L-threonine dehydratase catabolic TdcB, with translation MGEVSAEGLTLHLLREAREMVRSSPLGVINTPMIPWFQTTLPLNSHCNIHIKLENMQRTGSFKIRGVANQFARRPEGGHFVTMSAGNYGKSFAYASKHYGSKGKVVMPETAPVSRSILIQSFGVEVERVPTTCLRNVVNRCVQKENMTFLHSYDDLDLIAGHASLGMEILEVMPEPDVVVVCCGGGGLLAGVAAAIKLSGCDKTRIYGVEPEGACTMYKSFIEKKPVGMEARSIASGLAPPFAGTLPFELCQRYVEEIVLINDEEIKAAVSTLYRSGLVVEPSGSAAFAAIVNSKIPELEGKNVVCILSGGNIGKDELANFPD, from the exons ATGGGTGAGGTTTCTGCAGAAGGCCTCACCTTGCATCTGCTGAGGGAAGCCAGGGAGATGGTGAGAAGCAGTCCCTTGGGTGTCATCAACACTCCCATGATCCCCTGGTTCCAGACAACTCTGCCTCTCAACAGCCACTGCAACATCCACATCAAATTGGAAAACATGCAGAGAACTG GGTCGTTCAAGATCAGAGGAGTGGCAAATCAGTTTGCCAGGAGACCGGAAGGAGGTCATTTTGTCACAATGTCTGCTGGGAACTATGGGAAGTCTTTTGCGTACGCCTCAAAACACTATGGTTCAAAGGGCAAAGTGGTGATGCCGGAAACAGCCCCCGTGTCCAGATCCATCCTCATACAG AGTTTTGGGGTGGAGGTGGAGCGAGTTCCTACCACTTGTCTGAGGAATGTGGTGAACCGCTGTGTTCAGAAGGAGAACATGACCTTCCTGCACTCCTATGATGACCTGGATCTAATAGCAGGACATGCCAG CCTAGGTATGGAGATTCTGGAGGTGATGCCTGAGCCTGATGTGGTGGTGGTGTGCTGTGGTGGAGGGGGACTGCTGGCAGGTGTAGCTGCTGCCATCAAACTGTCAGGCTGTGATAAGACCAGAATCTACGGCGTGGAACCAGAAGGAG CCTGCACCATGTACAAAAGTTTCATTGAGAAGAAGCCAGTGGGCATGGAAGCCAGGAGCATTGCCTCAGGACTTGCACCACCTTTTGCAG GCACACTGCCCTTTGAGTTGTGTCAGCGTTACGTGGAGGAGATTGTCCTTATCAACGATGAAGAGATCAAGGCGGCCGTGTCCACCCTCTACCGGTCTGGACTTGTGGTGGAACCGTCGGGCTCTGCTGCATTCGCTGCCATCGTTAACAGCAAGATACCCGAGCTAGAGGGGAAGAACGTGGTGTGCATCCTCAGTGGAGGCAACATCGGAAAAGACGAGCTTGCCAACTTTCCAGACTAA
- the trmu gene encoding mitochondrial tRNA-specific 2-thiouridylase 1: MGFIKHVVCAMSGGVDSSVAALLLKKRGYSVTGVFMKNWDSLDERGVCTTEKDCEDAFRVCQTLDIPFHQVSYVKEYWHEVFSKLLKEYEKGRTPNPDILCNKHIKFNHFHKYAVNTLGADAMATGHYARTSQEDEEVFQQKPTVPPITLFRDRFEIRNPVRLYKGADLLKDQTFFLSQISQDALRQTMFPLAGLTKEFVKKIAAEAGFHHVLKKKESMGICFIGERNFENFILEYLEPKPGNFVSIEDGAVMGTHKGWFTLTLGQRARIGGQRDPWFVVDKDIATGDVFVAPTTNHPALFRETVRTERFHWVTVDPPPELVKTHMMECHFRFIHQMPLTPCTVTLNMNGSVWISLSQPVRALTPGQFAVLYKGDECLGSGKIVQLGPSEYTLQQGRERLAAGAQPGEQQTPEPAS; the protein is encoded by the exons atggggttTATTAAGCACGTCGTGTGCGCCATGTCCGGCGGCGTTGACAGCTCTGTCGCGGCGTTGTTATTAAAGAAAAGAG GCTACAGTGTAACGGGTGTTTTCATGAAGAATTGGGACTCCCTGGATGAGAGAGGGGTGTGTACCACAGAAAAAGACTGTGAGGACGCCTTTAGAGTGTGTCAGACCCTGGACATCCCCTTCCATCAAGTGTCATATGTCAAGGAGTACTGGCATGAAGTTTTTAG TAAACTATTGAAGGAATACGAGAAGGGGAGGACGCCCAACCCAGATATATTATGCAACAAGCACATCAAATTCAACCATTTCCACAAGTATGCTGTCAACACACTGG gTGCTGATGCCATGGCAACAGGCCACTATGCCAGGACGTCACAGGAAGACGAAGAGGTTTTCCAACAGAAACCCACAGTGCCGCCGATCACTCTTTTTAGAGATCGGTTTGAGATTAGAAATC CGGTGAGGTTGTACAAAGGAGCAGATCTCCTCAAAGATCAAACCTTCTTCCTCAGTCAAATCTCCCAGGATGCCTTGCGACAAACCATGTTCCCACTAGCTGGACTCACCAAAGAGTTTGTTAAGAAGATTGCTGCTGAGGCAGGGTTTCACCATGTGCTGAAGAAAAAAGag AGCATGGGCATCTGTTTCATTGGAGAGAGAAACTTCGAAAACTTTATTTTGGAG TATCTGGAACCTAAACCAGGGAACTTTGTCTCCATTGAGGATGGGGCTGTCATGGGAACACACAAAG GCTGGTTCACTCTGACGCTGGGCCAGAGGGCGAGAATTGGAGGGCAGAGAGACCCTTGGTTTGTGGTGGACAAAGACATTGCTACTGGAGATGTGTTTGTG GCTCCAACTACCAATCACCCGGCTCTTTTCCGTGAGACGGTGCGAACGGAGCGTTTCCATTGGGTAACCGTTGACCCGCCTCCTGAACTAGTCAAGACCCATATGATGGAGTGTCATTTCCGCTTCATCCACCAGATGCCGCTCA CTCCCTGTACAGTGACTCTGAACATGAACGGCTCTGTGTGGATCTCACTCTCCCAGCCAGTCAGGGCTCTGACACCTGGACAG TTTGCTGTGCTCTACAAAGGAGACGAGTGTCTGGGTAGTGGGAAGATCGTACAACTGGGGCCCAGTGAATACACACTCCAGCAGGGCAGAGAACGCTTGGCAGCAGGCGCGCAGCCCGGGGAGCAGCAGACGCCTGAACCAGCCAGCTGA